The DNA window TGCAGGGCGTGGTATACAGATGCTGCGAGATGCAGGCATAGAGGTCGAAGTTGGTTTGCTGGAAAGTGATGCTTTAGATCTCAACAGGGGCTTCATTAAGTTTATGCAAACCGGCATGCCTTTTGTTCAGTTGAAGATGGCAGCCAGCCTTGACGGACAAACTGCGCTCGCTAATGGTCGCAGTCAGTGGATCACCTCCCCACAGGCTCGTCAGGACGTTCAGTGTTTCCGTGCTATCAGTGGCGGGATTCTGTCAACCAGTAAAACGGTTATGGATGATAATGCCTCTTTAAATGTTCGCTGGGATGATTTACCCCAAAGTGTACAGTCTCTGTATGCTCCCGAAGACGTTCGACAGCCAGTACGAATCGTTTTAGATCGCCAATGCCAGCTGACTGATGATCTCAAGTTGTTTAATACCGATGGTGAGCGGCTCATTGTCAGTAAGACCGGTGATATCACTCCTGACTTAGATGAGGCAGGACGAGTTGATCTTGAAACAACGCTGAAAACCGTTGCAGCAGAGCATCAAATCAATCACTTATGGGTTGAAGCCGGGGCAACATTCGCGAGTGCACTGATTAAAGCTAACCTTGTAGATGAACTGATCGTTTATCTTGCGCCAAAACTGATGGGCAGTGATGGCCGAGGTTTGATTGGCGCACTTGGCTTAACCGAAATGGATCAAGCCATCGACTTAGATATTACCGACGTTCGAATGGTAGGTGTGGATATTCGCATTTCTGCCACCATCGTGCGCAAAGACAGTTAGAAAAGAAGCAATTATGTTCACAGGAATTGTAGAAGCAGTAGGTAAACTCGCTGCGATTACGCCGAAAGGCGAGGACGTCACCGTAACGGTTGAGACAGGCAAATTAGACATGTCTGATGTAAAACTGGGGGACAGTATCGCGACCAATGGTGTTTGTTTAACGGTTGTTGATTTTGGCTCCCATTACTACAGCGCTGATTTGTCTCTGGAAACGTTGAAAAAATCTGGTTTTGCCCAATATAAAGTGGGTGACAAGGTCAATCTGGAAAAAGCGATGTTACCGACCACACGTTTCGGCGGACACATCGTTTCTGGTCATGTTGATGGTGTCGGTGAAATTGTTGAACGTCATCAAGTTGGTCGAGCGATTGAGCTTTGGGTCGAGATGCCCGCTGAGATCAGCAAGTATGTAGCTGGTAAAGGTTCAATCACCGTTGACGGTATTAGCCTAACCGTGAATGATTTACGTAAGAATGCCTTTAAACTGACGATTGTTCCGCACACCAGTGAAGAGACGACCATCGATCAGTTTCAGGTTGGCCGAAAGGTTAACTTAGAAGTAGATGTGTTAGCTCGTTATATGGAGCGCTTGTTACAAGGCCAGCAAGAAGAGAAACAAGAATCCAGCATCACCATGGAGTTCTTGCAGAAAAATGGCTTTGCATAATCGCATTCAGAGAACATGAATAGGGCGATTGATTAATACAGGCAAAACTCGAAATGTTGCCGAAAGAATAACTTTTAGAATAACGGGAAACAGAATATGCCAATCAGTACACCACAAGAAATTATTGATGATATTCGCGCGGGTAAAATGGTCATCTTGATGGATGATGAAGATCGTGAGAATGAAGGTGACTTGATCATGGCTGCCGAGCATATCACGCCGGAAGCGATCAACTTTATGGCTACCTATGGACGCGGCCTGATTTGTCTGACGATGACAAAAGAGCGTTGTTCTAGCTTGGGGTTGCCACCCATGGTGCAAGACAACAATGCACAGTACACCACAAACTTTACTGTTTCTATTGAAGCTGCGGAAGGTGTTACTACTGGGATCTCGGCTGCAGATCGTGCCCGCACTGTCCAGGCTGCTGTTGCTCAAAATGCAAAAGCAGCTGACTTAGTTCAGCCAGGGCATATTTTCCCATTGGCTGCTCAAGATGGTGGTGTACTGACACGTGCTGGCCATACAGAAGCTGGTTGCGATTTAGCACGCCTTGCAGGCCTTGAACCAGCATCTGTTATTGTTGAAATTCTTAATGATGACGGCACAATGGCTCGTCGCCCTGACCTGGAAATCTTTGGTGAAAAGCATTGCATCAAGCTGGGCACCATTGCTGATTTGATCGAGTACCGCAATAACACAGAAACCACAATTGAACGCGTTGCTGAGTGTAAGCTACCGACTGAGTTTGGTGAGTTTAAATTGGTTACTTACAAAGACACCATCGACAATCAGGTACATTACGCGATGTGCAAAGGTGACTTAAAAGAAAAAGCGCCATTAGTCCGCGTACACCTTCAAGATGTGTTTACTGATTTGTTACGCAGTGACCGCAGTGCTGAGCGTAGCTGGACTCTGGATAAAGCAATGAAACGCATTGGCGAAGAAGGCGGAGTACTGGTTGTTCTCGGTCATGAGGATTCAAGCGAACTTCTGATCCATCGCGTAAAAATGTTTGAAGCGCAAGATAAAGGTCAGGCCCCGACTCTTGCAAAAAAACAGGGTACTTCTCGTCGTGTTGGTGTTGGCTCGCAAATTCTTGCTGATTTGGGCGTTCATGATATGCGCCTGCTATCATCGACCAATAAAAAATACCACGCGTTAGGCGGCTTTGGTCTGAACGTTGTAGAGTACGTCTGCGAGTAACGACTGAATGATAAAGTGCTGGTCCTGAAGAAGCTTATCTTTTTTCTGGCCAGCAACTTGTCACTCCCGCCAATTTCCATTAGATATTGCTCACAAAATTGTGCTAGAATCCGGCGATTCTCACTTGATGAACATATTTCACTTAAAAATAGAGTTAAAGGAAGGCTTATGAAAGTGATCGAGGGTGGCTTCCCAGCGCCAAATGCAAAAATTGCTATCGTTATTTCTCGTTTCAACAGTTTTATTAACGAAAGCCTACTTTCTGGTGCGATCGATACACTAAAGCGTCACGGACAAGTAAGCGATGACAACATTACTGTTGTTCGTTGCCCTGGTGCCGTAGAACTACCTCTGGTTGCTCAGCGCGTTGCTAAAACTGGCAAATTTGACGCTATTGTTTCTCTGGGTTCAGTTATTCGCGGTGGAACGCCTCACTTTGACTATGTTTGTAGTGAAATGAATAAAGGTCTGGCACAAGTGTCGATGGAATACAGCATTCCTGTCGCATTCGGTGTTTTGACTGTCGATACTATCGATCAAGCGATTGAACGCGCGGGAACCAAGGCTGGTAATAAAGGTGCAGAGGCTGCACTAAGCGCACTTGAAATGATTAATGTACTATCTGAAATTGATTCCTAATGGGGGCCAGTGTGAAACCAGCCGCACGTCGTAATGCACGTCAATTCGCTTTACAGGCGATCTACTCATGGCAAATTACTAAAGAGAATGTTGCCAAGATTGAAGAACAGTTTTTGTCTGGCGACAAATACGATGAAGAAGAACTTCACGCATCAGAGCCGGCTCTTGCTGCTCCAGAAACTGACGTAGAGTACTTTCGTGAACTACTAAGCGGTGTTGTACTTAGCCACACTGAGCTAGATAGCAAGATTCGTCCATATGTATCTCGTCCGATGCAGGATCTGGATATGATGGAGCTTGCGCTTCTTCGCCTTGCTATGTACGAAATGACTCGTCGTGAAGATGTGCCTTACAAAGTAGTGATTAACGAAGCGATCGAACTTGCAAAAGTATTCGCAGCGGAAGACAGTCACAAATTTGTGAACGGTGTGCTAGATAAAGCCGCACCACATGTTCGCAAGAAATAACGATTTCTTCTATAAAAAGGTCAGCAATTGCTGACCTTTTTTATGTCAAAAAATAGATATAGATAAAAAGATAATTATAGATAAATTATGTCTGGTGAATTTAACCTGATCGACAAGTACTTCGTCGGTCGTCAGAGCCAACGAAAAGATGTTTACCTAGCTGCGGGGGATGATTGTGCGCTAGTCAAAGCGCCAGCCAATGTTCAAATTGCAGTCAGCACTGATACCCTGGTGTCTGGTACACACTTTCTTCCTGAAGCGAACCCTGCCTGGGTTGCCCATAAAGCGCTGGCTTCAAACATCAGTGATTTAGCTGCGATGGGCGCCACACCTGCATGGGTGAGTTTCGCCTTAACCATGCCTGAAGTTGATGAGGAGTGGTTAGCCCCGTTCTGTGATGCTTTCTTTGCGTTAGCCGATTACTTTGGAATTCAGCTTATTGGCGGGGATACGACTAAAGGGCCGCTGAGTTTAACTCTGACCGTACAAGGTTTTGTTCCTGAAGGGAAAGCACTAACACGTTCTGGCGCTAAAGTAGGGGATTGGGTATACGTGACGGGAAGCTTAGGTGATGCTAAGGCAGGTCTGGATGTTATTTTAGATAACTCTCTTCGCAGTCGCATAGGTGCTGAAGGCCTGGAGAAAGCTCACTACCTGAGTACTCCCAGGGTATTGGCAGGACAGGCGTTAGTTGGTTTAGCTTCTTCTGCTATCGATATCTCAGATGGTTTAATCTCTGATATCAAACATATCCTGAAACGCTCGCAAGTCGGGGTCAGTATTGATGTTTCCCAATTGCCTATCTCTACAGAACTGGTACAGTTTTTAGATGATAAGGTCAGCGCTCAGCAGTATGCTTTATCCAGTGGAGAAGAGTATGAGTTGTGTTTTACCGTATCTGAACAAAACCACGGTTCATTGCAAAGCGCTTTATCTCATATTGGCTGTAAAGTGACATGTATTGGCCAGATTCGGCCAAACGGCACGTTTGAACTTCACGATAATAATCAACCTCTTGACTGGAACTTAAGTGGTTTCGACCATTTTAAGTAACCAATATGGAAACAAAACAAGCAGTATAGGCGTAAGGATATGACTAACCCTCTCTCTCTAATTTCATTAAAGAACCCGTGGCATTTGCTGGCGACAGGGTTTGGCAGCGGCTTGTCACCTGTTGTTCCTGGAACGATGGGGACATTGGCTGCGGTACCCTTCTTTTTACTGCTGGCTCAGCTGCCATTTTCTGCTTATATCGTTGCTGTACTTCTGTCGTGTGTTATTGGTGTGAAAATCTGTCAGGTGACGTCTGATGACATGAAAGTTCACGATCATGGTTCGATAGTCTGGGATGAGTTTGCGGGCTTTTGGATTACGATGAGTATTGTTCCTGCTCTGAACATTCCTTTAACCGAATGGAAATGGCTGTTGACCGGTTTTATCCTGTTCCGCTTCTTCGATATGGTTAAGCCTTGGCCTATCGGCTGGCTGGATAAGCGCGTTCACGGCGGATTAGGCATCATGGTTGATGATATCGTGGCTGGTATTATGGCGGGTATTGCGCTGTTTTTAGTGGCGCATTATGCGGGTTGGATGAGCTAGTAGCTCAAATGTTCTCAATGAAACAAAAAAGGGATGCGATAACGCATCCCTTTGTGTAGTCAGTCGAAGTTACTTCGCTAGGTAGTCATTGATGGATTTTTCAATCCCTCTGGCATCAAGGCCAAGCTCTTGGTGTAGCTCTTCCTGAGTCCCCTGATGAATGAACTTATCAGGCAGACCAAGGTTCAGTACAGGCTTGATGATTTTCTCTTTCATCATGAACTCGACGACACCTGCACCCGCACCGCCAGCGATGGCGTTTTCTTCAAGAGTGATCAGAACATCATGTTCGTCAGCCAACTGACGAATTAATTCTTCATCCAGCGGTTTAACAAAGCGCATATCAGCAACCGTTACGTCAAGACTCTCTGCGGCTTCTAAAGCGCTCTCCAGGAAAGTACCAAAGCTCAGTATGGCAACTTTCTTACCTTGACGTACTACTCGGCCTTTACCAATTTCAAGCGCGGTAAACTCACTTTCAATTTCGGTGCCCATACCGTTGCCACGCGGGTAACGAACTGCACTTGGACCAGTATGCTTGTGACCTGTGTAGAGCATTTGACGACACTCGTTTTCGTCGCTTGGTGCCATGATAACCATGTTAGGGATGCAGCGCATAAAGCTCAGGTCAAACGCACCCTGGTGAGTCTGGCCATCAGCACCGACCAGACCTGCCCGGTCGATAGCAAACATCACAGGCAAGTCCATAATCGCGATATCATGGATCAGCTGATCGTAACCACGCTGCAAGAATGTTGAGTAGATCGCGACAATCGGGTGGTTACCAGCAATAGCCATACCGGTAGCAAGCGTCACAGCGTGTTGCTCTGCAA is part of the Vibrio sp. B1FLJ16 genome and encodes:
- the ribD gene encoding bifunctional diaminohydroxyphosphoribosylaminopyrimidine deaminase/5-amino-6-(5-phosphoribosylamino)uracil reductase RibD, with protein sequence MVEYTSQVTFSPLDFSMMSRAIMLAKRGIYTTAPNPNVGCVIVRDGEIVGEGYHQRAGEPHAEVHAIRMAGDKTEGATAYVTLEPCSHYGRTPPCAEGLIKAKVARVVCAMQDPNPKVAGRGIQMLRDAGIEVEVGLLESDALDLNRGFIKFMQTGMPFVQLKMAASLDGQTALANGRSQWITSPQARQDVQCFRAISGGILSTSKTVMDDNASLNVRWDDLPQSVQSLYAPEDVRQPVRIVLDRQCQLTDDLKLFNTDGERLIVSKTGDITPDLDEAGRVDLETTLKTVAAEHQINHLWVEAGATFASALIKANLVDELIVYLAPKLMGSDGRGLIGALGLTEMDQAIDLDITDVRMVGVDIRISATIVRKDS
- a CDS encoding riboflavin synthase codes for the protein MFTGIVEAVGKLAAITPKGEDVTVTVETGKLDMSDVKLGDSIATNGVCLTVVDFGSHYYSADLSLETLKKSGFAQYKVGDKVNLEKAMLPTTRFGGHIVSGHVDGVGEIVERHQVGRAIELWVEMPAEISKYVAGKGSITVDGISLTVNDLRKNAFKLTIVPHTSEETTIDQFQVGRKVNLEVDVLARYMERLLQGQQEEKQESSITMEFLQKNGFA
- the ribBA gene encoding bifunctional 3,4-dihydroxy-2-butanone-4-phosphate synthase/GTP cyclohydrolase II — encoded protein: MPISTPQEIIDDIRAGKMVILMDDEDRENEGDLIMAAEHITPEAINFMATYGRGLICLTMTKERCSSLGLPPMVQDNNAQYTTNFTVSIEAAEGVTTGISAADRARTVQAAVAQNAKAADLVQPGHIFPLAAQDGGVLTRAGHTEAGCDLARLAGLEPASVIVEILNDDGTMARRPDLEIFGEKHCIKLGTIADLIEYRNNTETTIERVAECKLPTEFGEFKLVTYKDTIDNQVHYAMCKGDLKEKAPLVRVHLQDVFTDLLRSDRSAERSWTLDKAMKRIGEEGGVLVVLGHEDSSELLIHRVKMFEAQDKGQAPTLAKKQGTSRRVGVGSQILADLGVHDMRLLSSTNKKYHALGGFGLNVVEYVCE
- the ribE gene encoding 6,7-dimethyl-8-ribityllumazine synthase; amino-acid sequence: MKVIEGGFPAPNAKIAIVISRFNSFINESLLSGAIDTLKRHGQVSDDNITVVRCPGAVELPLVAQRVAKTGKFDAIVSLGSVIRGGTPHFDYVCSEMNKGLAQVSMEYSIPVAFGVLTVDTIDQAIERAGTKAGNKGAEAALSALEMINVLSEIDS
- the nusB gene encoding transcription antitermination factor NusB gives rise to the protein MGASVKPAARRNARQFALQAIYSWQITKENVAKIEEQFLSGDKYDEEELHASEPALAAPETDVEYFRELLSGVVLSHTELDSKIRPYVSRPMQDLDMMELALLRLAMYEMTRREDVPYKVVINEAIELAKVFAAEDSHKFVNGVLDKAAPHVRKK
- the thiL gene encoding thiamine-phosphate kinase yields the protein MSGEFNLIDKYFVGRQSQRKDVYLAAGDDCALVKAPANVQIAVSTDTLVSGTHFLPEANPAWVAHKALASNISDLAAMGATPAWVSFALTMPEVDEEWLAPFCDAFFALADYFGIQLIGGDTTKGPLSLTLTVQGFVPEGKALTRSGAKVGDWVYVTGSLGDAKAGLDVILDNSLRSRIGAEGLEKAHYLSTPRVLAGQALVGLASSAIDISDGLISDIKHILKRSQVGVSIDVSQLPISTELVQFLDDKVSAQQYALSSGEEYELCFTVSEQNHGSLQSALSHIGCKVTCIGQIRPNGTFELHDNNQPLDWNLSGFDHFK
- the pgpA gene encoding phosphatidylglycerophosphatase A; this encodes MTNPLSLISLKNPWHLLATGFGSGLSPVVPGTMGTLAAVPFFLLLAQLPFSAYIVAVLLSCVIGVKICQVTSDDMKVHDHGSIVWDEFAGFWITMSIVPALNIPLTEWKWLLTGFILFRFFDMVKPWPIGWLDKRVHGGLGIMVDDIVAGIMAGIALFLVAHYAGWMS